A genomic region of Paenibacillus sp. PL2-23 contains the following coding sequences:
- a CDS encoding ThuA domain-containing protein, whose product MIRAIIGTRAYQEARPIRVTIWNEFVAEKTKPEVAAVYPLGIHRALEEGLAPYGFHIRIATLEELQHGLTEEALDQTDVLIWWGHDAHEQVSDEVVERAYRRVLNGMGLIVLHSGHFSKLFRKLMGTTCDLKWREANERERLWVVDPAHPITAGLGEFIELTEEEMYGEFFDIPAPDELVYIGWFQGGEVFRSGCCFYRRLGKIFYFQPGHETHPTYYNNEIRRVIANAVRWAATPHGAAPTFGHTAALEPLPHTPNHPPIGE is encoded by the coding sequence ATGATTAGAGCTATTATCGGCACCAGAGCTTACCAGGAGGCGCGGCCGATCCGGGTGACTATCTGGAATGAGTTTGTCGCGGAGAAAACAAAGCCTGAAGTCGCGGCCGTCTATCCCCTCGGGATTCACCGCGCGCTTGAGGAGGGGCTTGCGCCCTACGGGTTTCACATTCGAATCGCTACATTGGAGGAGCTGCAGCATGGCTTGACCGAGGAGGCGCTGGACCAGACCGATGTGCTGATCTGGTGGGGCCATGACGCGCATGAGCAGGTGAGCGACGAGGTGGTGGAGCGGGCGTACCGACGGGTGCTGAACGGCATGGGGCTGATTGTGCTGCACTCCGGGCATTTCTCCAAGCTGTTCCGCAAGCTGATGGGAACCACCTGCGATCTGAAGTGGCGCGAGGCGAATGAACGGGAGCGGCTGTGGGTCGTCGATCCCGCGCATCCCATCACGGCAGGGCTTGGCGAGTTCATCGAGCTGACGGAGGAGGAGATGTATGGAGAGTTTTTCGACATCCCCGCTCCCGACGAGCTGGTATACATCGGCTGGTTCCAGGGCGGCGAGGTGTTCCGGAGCGGCTGCTGCTTCTACAGGCGTCTGGGCAAAATTTTTTATTTTCAGCCCGGCCATGAGACGCATCCAACCTACTATAACAACGAAATTCGGCGCGTAATCGCCAACGCGGTACGCTGGGCCGCCACCCCTCATGGCGCTGCGCCAACATTCGGGCACACCGCCGCGCTTGAGCCGCTCCCACACACTCCAAACCATCCGCCCATTGGCGAATAG
- a CDS encoding AraC family transcriptional regulator: protein MSSVTRRRFVLTPAYENTLPLYIESIGDNTHEALVDRQAGYPFFHWIQTLSGEGAVRFQGGETKLPVRQGIFLHPNVPHHYEPLTERWETLYITFGGTAAQAVVASLGLESGVYHWEDESPLSTLPADMLRRVEDESDMFGLGGSTDVYRFLIHLQKYGHTEPDGSVAGNARKLQPLIRWLETNYDDASIGIERMASRLHVSMRTLNSLFRETFGLTPYAYLLHIRIRQAKTMLLNDPRLTVKAVAAATGFRDVSHFTATFRRAVGMPPDRFRKLH from the coding sequence ATGTCATCCGTCACCAGAAGGCGGTTCGTGCTGACCCCCGCCTATGAGAATACGCTGCCCCTCTACATCGAGAGCATCGGCGACAATACCCACGAAGCGCTAGTGGACCGACAGGCCGGCTACCCGTTCTTCCACTGGATTCAGACCTTGTCCGGCGAAGGCGCCGTAAGATTCCAGGGCGGAGAGACGAAGCTGCCTGTTCGGCAGGGCATCTTCCTCCATCCCAATGTGCCCCATCACTACGAGCCGCTGACCGAGCGCTGGGAGACGCTCTATATTACATTCGGGGGCACCGCGGCGCAGGCAGTCGTCGCATCCCTTGGTCTTGAATCCGGCGTCTATCATTGGGAGGACGAATCGCCCCTCTCCACTCTGCCAGCGGATATGCTGCGGCGCGTCGAGGACGAGTCGGATATGTTCGGCCTTGGCGGCTCGACAGATGTGTACCGCTTCCTCATTCATCTGCAGAAATATGGCCACACGGAGCCCGACGGCTCCGTTGCCGGCAACGCCCGCAAGCTCCAGCCGCTCATACGCTGGCTGGAGACCAACTATGATGACGCATCCATCGGAATCGAGCGCATGGCGAGCAGGCTCCATGTCTCTATGCGCACGCTGAACTCCTTGTTTCGCGAGACGTTCGGGCTGACGCCTTACGCTTATTTGCTGCATATCCGAATCAGGCAGGCCAAGACTATGCTGCTAAATGATCCCCGCCTGACCGTCAAAGCGGTAGCCGCCGCCACGGGCTTTCGGGATGTCAGCCACTTCACCGCGACGTTCCGCCGGGCGGTCGGCATGCCGCCGGATCGGTTCCGCAAGCTGCACTAA
- a CDS encoding glycoside hydrolase family 2 TIM barrel-domain containing protein, with the protein MKTLKSKPKFIYTPPANGYPEWNNNPDIFALNRMEAHAARAYGAERTLSLNGQWRFSFAESPDKRNTSFYQLDYDTSAWAEIAVPGHWQLQGYDYPQYVNVRYPWIEHDDIKAPFAPTNYNPVVSYTREFTVPKAWDGQPVFLSFQGVESAFYVWVNGDLVGYSEDTFTPAEFDISPYLVEGANKLAVEVYRWCDASWLEDQDFWRLSGIFRDVYLYSVPTVHLYDYFVRTELDESGRDAELQLDLTLLNYAGESRGVCRVEGMLYSSDGQPALTDKLVVQGELGEEERVSMSGAVHVQNPLKWSAEKPNLYRLELNVFDASGERVDTLRTRVGFRKVEIKGNLLFVNGQAVKFKGVNRHEFSSHQGRALGREEMLQDILLMKRHNVNAVRTSHYPNQTAWYELCDEYGLYVIDETNLETHGTWTYAQKELGETIPGSRPEWTDNVLDRCHSMFQRDKNHPSIVIWSLGNESFGGDNFLKMHELLHRLDGTRPVHYEGTFHYRASEAATDIESHMYSTVETIEQYAKNNPPKPFIICEYSHAMGNSCGGLHKYWELFYRYPVLQGGFIWDWVDQALRTTTSDGIEYLAYGGDFGESPHDGTFSGNGLVFADRSISPKLLETKKVYQNVLLEGLDWGAGTVRIENRFCFTDLDEFRLAWELLRNGKPVSSGSFGTSLAPGEAKLIELPQEAVELAGADWRDEYVLTLSVVLAQETTWAAAGHELAFQQFVRTPFLGGGLRAAAGGGVSAAQEDGKLVVKGEAFTAAFALDTGDFISYTVNGSELLKQPAAPNFWRAVTDNDRGSKHDERCAPWREAGAGRKLLGMEWLAEPDRVHVRAAYSLPEAGGSACALAYTLFADGEIEVRQDLAPAGGLPEIPEIGVMLELDASFDRLTWYGKGPHESYWDRQEGAKLGIFSGNVAEQLVPYLRPQECGNKTEVRWAELANAEGQGLRITADSSFDVNALPYTPSELEAHDHAYKLPASDKTVLRINYKQMGVGGDDSWGARTHKEYTLYASRSTTFAFRLKGLGL; encoded by the coding sequence GTGAAAACTCTGAAGAGCAAGCCGAAATTCATCTATACGCCGCCCGCTAACGGTTATCCGGAGTGGAATAATAATCCTGACATTTTTGCGCTTAACCGTATGGAAGCGCATGCAGCTCGCGCTTATGGCGCTGAGCGTACGCTTTCCCTTAACGGGCAATGGAGGTTTTCGTTCGCGGAGTCGCCGGACAAGCGGAACACATCCTTTTACCAATTGGATTACGACACCTCGGCTTGGGCGGAGATTGCAGTTCCGGGCCACTGGCAGCTGCAGGGCTATGATTATCCGCAATACGTCAATGTGCGCTATCCATGGATAGAGCATGACGATATTAAGGCGCCCTTCGCGCCAACGAATTATAATCCCGTCGTCTCCTATACGCGGGAGTTCACTGTGCCCAAGGCATGGGACGGCCAGCCTGTATTCCTCAGCTTCCAGGGCGTGGAGTCCGCCTTCTACGTATGGGTGAATGGGGATTTGGTCGGCTATAGCGAGGATACGTTCACGCCGGCCGAGTTCGACATCTCTCCTTATTTGGTTGAGGGGGCCAACAAGCTGGCGGTGGAGGTGTACCGCTGGTGCGATGCAAGCTGGCTGGAGGATCAGGATTTCTGGCGGCTAAGCGGCATATTCCGTGATGTCTATCTGTATTCGGTGCCGACGGTTCATCTGTATGATTATTTTGTCCGTACCGAGCTGGACGAGTCTGGCCGTGATGCGGAGCTCCAGCTGGACCTTACGCTGCTGAATTATGCCGGTGAGAGCCGTGGGGTGTGCCGCGTCGAGGGGATGCTGTACAGCTCGGACGGCCAGCCCGCGCTAACGGATAAGCTGGTGGTGCAGGGCGAGCTCGGCGAAGAAGAACGCGTGTCGATGAGCGGAGCTGTTCATGTGCAGAATCCGTTGAAATGGAGCGCGGAGAAGCCTAATCTGTATAGGCTGGAGCTGAACGTGTTCGACGCAAGCGGAGAGCGGGTGGACACGCTTCGTACCCGAGTAGGCTTCCGCAAGGTCGAGATTAAGGGGAATCTGCTGTTTGTGAACGGGCAGGCGGTGAAATTCAAGGGCGTCAATCGCCATGAGTTTTCCAGCCATCAAGGCAGGGCGCTGGGGCGCGAGGAGATGCTGCAGGATATCCTGCTTATGAAGCGGCATAACGTGAATGCGGTCCGCACCTCCCACTATCCCAATCAGACGGCTTGGTATGAGCTGTGCGACGAATACGGCCTGTATGTTATCGACGAGACGAACCTGGAGACGCATGGCACTTGGACCTACGCCCAGAAGGAGCTGGGAGAGACGATTCCCGGCAGTCGTCCGGAGTGGACGGACAACGTGCTGGATCGCTGCCATTCCATGTTCCAGCGCGATAAGAATCATCCCTCCATCGTTATCTGGTCGCTGGGTAACGAGTCCTTCGGCGGAGACAACTTCCTGAAGATGCACGAGCTTCTGCATCGTCTGGACGGGACGCGTCCCGTTCATTATGAGGGCACGTTCCACTATCGGGCGTCGGAAGCCGCGACGGATATTGAAAGCCATATGTACTCAACTGTGGAGACGATTGAGCAATATGCCAAGAACAACCCGCCGAAGCCGTTTATCATCTGCGAATACAGCCATGCGATGGGCAATTCCTGTGGGGGGCTGCATAAATACTGGGAGTTGTTCTATCGCTATCCCGTGCTTCAAGGCGGCTTCATCTGGGATTGGGTGGATCAGGCGCTCCGTACAACAACAAGCGACGGCATCGAATATTTGGCGTATGGCGGCGACTTTGGCGAATCTCCGCATGACGGCACATTCTCGGGCAACGGGCTGGTGTTCGCGGATCGCTCCATCTCGCCGAAGCTGCTGGAGACGAAGAAGGTGTATCAGAACGTGCTGCTGGAGGGGCTGGACTGGGGGGCCGGAACTGTGCGGATAGAGAACCGCTTCTGCTTCACGGATCTGGACGAGTTCCGTCTGGCTTGGGAGCTCCTGCGCAACGGGAAGCCTGTCAGCAGCGGCTCGTTCGGGACGTCGCTTGCTCCGGGCGAAGCGAAGCTCATCGAGCTGCCGCAGGAGGCCGTGGAGCTGGCTGGCGCCGACTGGCGGGATGAATATGTGCTGACGCTGTCGGTTGTGCTGGCGCAGGAGACGACCTGGGCTGCGGCGGGCCATGAGCTGGCATTCCAGCAATTCGTCCGGACGCCGTTCCTTGGGGGCGGGCTTCGGGCCGCAGCGGGCGGCGGGGTATCTGCCGCTCAGGAGGACGGCAAGCTTGTGGTGAAGGGCGAGGCGTTCACAGCGGCTTTCGCCCTCGACACAGGAGATTTCATCTCCTATACCGTTAACGGCTCCGAGCTGCTGAAGCAGCCGGCAGCGCCTAATTTCTGGCGCGCGGTGACGGATAACGATCGCGGCAGCAAGCACGACGAGCGCTGCGCGCCGTGGCGCGAGGCGGGTGCAGGCCGCAAGCTGCTCGGCATGGAGTGGCTGGCGGAGCCGGACCGCGTCCATGTGCGAGCGGCATACTCGCTGCCTGAAGCGGGCGGTTCTGCCTGCGCGCTAGCGTATACGCTTTTCGCCGATGGCGAGATCGAGGTGCGGCAAGATCTTGCGCCTGCCGGCGGACTGCCGGAAATTCCGGAGATCGGCGTCATGCTGGAGCTGGACGCCTCGTTCGATCGGCTGACGTGGTATGGCAAAGGCCCGCACGAGTCCTATTGGGACCGTCAGGAGGGCGCCAAACTGGGGATATTCAGCGGGAATGTCGCGGAGCAGCTCGTTCCGTATCTGAGGCCGCAGGAATGCGGCAACAAGACGGAGGTACGCTGGGCCGAGCTGGCGAACGCTGAGGGCCAGGGCTTGCGGATTACGGCAGACAGCTCCTTCGACGTGAACGCGCTGCCGTACACGCCGTCTGAGCTGGAGGCTCATGATCATGCCTACAAGCTTCCGGCGTCCGACAAGACCGTGCTTCGCATCAACTACAAGCAGATGGGCGTCGGCGGGGATGACAGCTGGGGAGCCCGCACGCATAAGGAATATACGCTGTATGCCAGCCGCTCCACCACCTTCGCGTTCCGCCTGAAGGGGCTGGGACTTTAG